The Chitinophaga niabensis genome segment CCTGTGTTGTAGTTATCCCACACTTCATCCACCTCGCCGGACGCGCCGTCGATCATGAGTTGTTTAGCTTCAGGGATGATCAGGTCATTGATATTAAAGGACAATCCACCACGGAATGCTGTACGGAAACCAAGGGTCTTGATATCGTCCAGGAATTTCGCAGTTTTTGGAATGTCTGTTGCTTTAATGATATCACCGATGATCTCACGCAGCGATTTCTTAGTGAGCAGGGCATTTACGAAGCCTGCTTCACGCGGAACGAACTGGTTAAAGATCACACGGCCTACTGTAGTTTCGATCAGCTTTCTTTCCAGTGTGCCATCCGCTTTACGGATATCTGCTTTTACGCGGATGTTAGCGTGCAGGTCAACCCGGCCTTCGTTGTAAGCAATGATCACTTCTTCAGCAGAGTAGAAGGCTTTACCTTCTCCTTTGATCACTTCTTCAGCTGTAGTTTTCTTACCCTTGGAGATGTAATACAGACCGAGTACCATGTCCTGAGAAGGCAGGGTGATTGGTGTACCATTCTGAGGGTTAAGGATGTTGTGGCTGGAGAGCATCAGTAACTGGGCTTCCAGGATAGCAGCGTTGCTCAAAGGAACGTGTACCGCCATCTGGTCACCATCGAAGTCAGCGTTGAACGCAGAACACACCAGCGGGTGAAGCTGGATTGCTTTACCTTCCACCAGTTTGGGCTGGAATGCCTGGATAGACAAACGGTGAAGGGTTGGAGCACGGTTCAGCATCACCGGGTGACCTTTCAGTACATTCTCCAGGATATCCCAAACCACTGCTTCTTTTCTATCTACGAGCTTTTTAGCTGATTTAACTGTTTTTACGATACCTCTTTCGATGAGCTTACGGATAATGAACGGTTTGAACAGTTCAGCAGCCATATCTTTCGGTAAACCACATTCGTGCAGTTTCAGTTCAGGACCTACCACGATAACGGAACGACCGGAATAGTCAACACGTTTACCGAGCAGGTTCTGACGGAAACGACCTTGTTTACCTTTCAGTACATCGGAGAGAGATTTCAGTGCACGTCCGCCTTCTGCTTTAACGGCGTTGGATTTCCTGGAGTTGTCGAACAGGGAATCCACCGCTTCCTGCAACATCCGTTTTTCGTTCCGTAAGATCACCTCTGGCGCCTTGATCTCGATCAGGCGTTTGAGACGGTTGTTACGGATGATCACACGGCGGTACAGGTCGTTCAGGTCAGAAGAAGCAAAACGGCCACCATCCAATGGTACAAGCGGACGTAATTCCGGTGGTACAACTGGAATGTATTGCATCACCATCCATTCCGGACGGTTATCAACACGGCCATTGGCATCACGGAAAGCTTCCACCACACTCAAACGTTTCAGCGCTTCCGCTTTACGTTGCTGGGAAGTTTCAGTGGCAGCCTGGTTGCGGAGCTGGTAAGAAAGACCGTCCAGATCAATGCGGGACAGCATCATTTCTACCGCTTCAGCACCCATTTTGGCGATGAATTTATTCGGATCTTCATCCGGCAGCATCTGGTTGTCTTTCGGAAGGGTATCCAGGATATCCAGGTACTCTTCTTCAGTGAGCAGATCGCTGTAGTTCAGTCCTTTCTCCTGTTTCACTCCGCTTTGGATGATCACGTATCTTTCATAATACACGATCGTTTCCAGTTTCTTGGAGCTCATACCGAGCAGGTAACCGATTTTATTAGGTAATGATTTGAAATACCAGATATGAACAACAGGCACTACTAAACGAATATGACCCATTCTTTCACGACGTACTTTCTTCTCTGTCACTTCTACACCACAACGGTCGCACACAATGCCTTTATAACGGATACGCTTATATTTTCCGCAATAACATTCGTAATCCTTTACAGGTCCGAATATCCTTTCGCAGAACAAACCATCACGTTCGGGTTTGTAAGTACGGTAGTTGATGGTTTCGGGTTTCAGCACTTCTCCATAAGAACGCTCCAGGATGGTATCCGGAGAAGCGAGACTAATGGTGATGTTACTGAAATTTGATTTAGGACGATTTTCTTTTTTGATGGCCATTATATGTTATTTAAAGAAAACTCATTGGAAATGCATGGTCTGAGATGCCATGGCCTGTTTGTCTTCACATGATTATACGGCAGCTCCCGCTTGTGCGGGAACTGCCTATATATAATAATCTTAATCAAACTTCAGGTCCAGACCGAGACCACGTAACTCATGGATCAATACGTTGAAGGACTCAGGTACACCGGCTTTCGGTATATTGTCTCCCTTCACGATTGCTTCATAAGCTTTCGCACGGCCTACGATATCATCGGACTTAATTGTGAGCAACTCTTGCAGGATGTTGGCGGCACCGTATGCTTCCAGGGCCCATACCTCCATCTCACCAAAACGCTGACCACCGAACTGGGCTTTACCACCCAGCGGCTGTTGCGTAATGAGACTGTATGGTCCGATAGAACGGGCGTGCATCTTGTCGTCCACCATGTGGCTCAGTTTAAGCATGTAGATAATACCTACTGTTGCTTTCTGGTGGAAGCGCTCGCCGGTTTCTCCATCACTCAGGTAAGTGTGGCCGAAGCTTGGCAATTTAGCTTCAGTGATGTATTCTGCGATCTCTTCCACGCTCGCACCATCGAAGATAGGCGTGGCGAATCTTACACCCAGTTTCTGACCGGCCCATCCAAGAACGGTTTCATAGATCTGACCAAGGTTCATCCGTGAAGGTACCCCAAGTGGGTTCAACACGATATCAACCGGGGTTCCATCTTCCAGGAATGGCATATCCTCATCGCGTACGATCTTAGCCACGATACCCTTGTTACCGTGACGGCCTGCCATCTTATCCCCTACTTTCAGCTTACGTTTGCTGGCCAGGTAAACCTTAGCCAGTTTCAGTACGCCCGCTGGCAGTTCATCACCGATAGAGATGTTGAACTTCTCACGTTTGTAGCGGCCCAGCTCCTCGTTGTACTTAATGTTAAAGTTGTGGAGGAGGAAGTTGATCTGGTCGTTTGTTTCCTGATCAGTTGTCCAACCCAATGGGTTTACAAACTGGAAGTCAACATTCGCCAGGTTCTTGTTGGAGAATTTAGAGCCTTTGGAGATCAGTACTTCACCGTAAGTGTTGGTGATACCTGCAGACGTTTTGTCTTTCAGCAGCAGCAACAATTTACTCATCAGCACTTCCATCAGGTCTTCTTCATTCTTCTGATGTATCTTTTCCAATTTCTCCAATGCCGCTTTTTCACGGGTTTTGGAGTTCTTGTCTTTCTTAGCGCGGGAGAACAGCTTCTTGTCGATCACCACACCTTCTGTAGATGGTGGTGCCTTCAGGGAAGCATCTTTCGCATCGGAAGCTTTATCACCGAAGATCGCTCTTAAGAGTTTTTCTTCAGGAGAAGGATCAGATTCACCACGTGGGGTGATCTTACCGATCAGGATATCTCCTTCTTTAATATGCGCACCTACACGGATGATACCGTTCTGATCCAGGTCCTTGGTGGCTTCTTCGCTCACGTTCGGAATATCCGGAGTCAGTTCTTCTTCACCCAGTTTAGTGTCACGTACTTCCAGTTCGTATTCGTCGATATGAATAGAGGTGAACCAATCTTCTTTGGCAACACGCTCAGAGATCACGATCGCATCCTCGAAGTTGTATCCTTTCCATGGCATGAAGGCCACTTTCAGGTTACGGCCGAGGGCCAGCTCACCTGCACGGGTAGCGTATCCTTCTGTTAAGAAGTCTCCTTCTACCACTCTTTGTCCTTTCTTCACAGCAGGACGGAGGTTGATACAGGTGCTTTGGTTGGTTTTAACGAACTTGGTCAGTTGGTAGATGATCAGATCATCTTCAAAGCTTACCAGTTTCTGCATTTCGTCGCGCTCATAGCGAACATGGATCTCATTTGCATCCACGAACTCTACCACACCTTTACCGTTTGCAGTGATCTGCAGGCGGGAGTCGCGTGCTGCTTTTCCTTCCAGGCCGGTACCTACGATAGGCACCTGTGGATTGATCAGCGGTACAGCCTGACGTTGCATGTTTGATCCCATCAACGCACGGTTGGCGTCATCATGTTCCAGGAACGGGATCAGGGAAGCGCTCAAACCAACGATCTGGTTCGGAGCCACGTCCATATATTCTACTTCTCCACGGTCCAGGATCGGGAAGTCGCCGGTTTCGCGGGACTTCACTTTCTCGTTGGTGAAGGAGCCTTTATCGTCCAACGGAGCGTTGGCCTGGGCTATCTTAACAGAATCTTCTTCTTCAGCGCTCAGGTATTCGATCTTGCTCATATCCACTTTACCGTCTTTTACTTTACGGTAAGGTGTTTCAATGAATCCCATTTCATTCACCATGGCGTGTACGCACAGGGTGGAGATCAGACCGATGTTTGGTCCTTCAGGGGTTTCGATCGTACAGAGACGGCCGTAGTGGGAATAGTGTACGTCACGTACCTCAAAACCTGCTCTCTCCCTGCTCAAACCGCCGGGCCCGAGTGCGGAGATCCTGCGTTTGTGCGTGATCTCAGACAGTGGGTTGGTCTGGTCCAGGAATTGAGACAACTGAGAAGTACCGAAGAAGGAATTGATCACGGAGGACAAAGTTCTCGCATTGATCAGGTCCACTGGCGTAAACACCTCGTTATCCCTTACGTTCATTCTTTCACGGATGGTACGGGCCATACGGGCCAGACCTACGCCGAATTGCGCATAGAGCTGTTCTCCCACGGTACGTACACGACGGTTGCTCAGGTGATCGATATCATCGATATCAGCTTTACCGTTGGTCAGTTGAACCAGGTATTTGATGATGGCGATAATATCCAGCTTGGTGAGCACTTTCATGTCCAGCGGAGTAGGCAAGCCCAACTTGCGGTTGATCTTGTAACGGCCTACATCTCCGAGGTCATAACGTTTATCAGAGAAGAATAATTTATCGATGATACCCCTTGCTGTTTCGTCATCCGGCGCATCGGCACCACGCAATTGGCGGTAGATGTGCTGAACGGCTTCCAGTTCGGAGTTAGATGTATCTTTGTTGAGGGTGTTATAGATGATGGCAAAGTCGCCGCTCACCTCTTCTTTCTGCACAAATACAGATTTCACGCCCATGTCTGTGATCAGCTCGATATTGGTTTCATCCAGGAAGCTGTCGCGTTCCAGAACGATCTCATTTCTTTCGATGCTCACCACCTCACCGGTATCCTCATCCAC includes the following:
- the rpoB gene encoding DNA-directed RNA polymerase subunit beta, whose translation is MSLKKAQTNERINFGKIKQVAETPDLLAIQIQSFKDFFQLETTPDKRNNEGLFKVFKENFPITDTRNIFNLEFLDYFVDPPRYTIEECIERGLTYSVPLKAKLRLSCNDEEHVDFQTIVQDVFLGNIPYMTPRGTFVINGAERVVVSQLHRSPGVFFGQSVHPNGTKIYSARVIPFKGAWMEFATDINNVMYAYIDRKKKFPVTTLLRAIGYETDKDILELFGMADEVKADRKNLEKYTGKKLAARVLRSWVEDFVDEDTGEVVSIERNEIVLERDSFLDETNIELITDMGVKSVFVQKEEVSGDFAIIYNTLNKDTSNSELEAVQHIYRQLRGADAPDDETARGIIDKLFFSDKRYDLGDVGRYKINRKLGLPTPLDMKVLTKLDIIAIIKYLVQLTNGKADIDDIDHLSNRRVRTVGEQLYAQFGVGLARMARTIRERMNVRDNEVFTPVDLINARTLSSVINSFFGTSQLSQFLDQTNPLSEITHKRRISALGPGGLSRERAGFEVRDVHYSHYGRLCTIETPEGPNIGLISTLCVHAMVNEMGFIETPYRKVKDGKVDMSKIEYLSAEEEDSVKIAQANAPLDDKGSFTNEKVKSRETGDFPILDRGEVEYMDVAPNQIVGLSASLIPFLEHDDANRALMGSNMQRQAVPLINPQVPIVGTGLEGKAARDSRLQITANGKGVVEFVDANEIHVRYERDEMQKLVSFEDDLIIYQLTKFVKTNQSTCINLRPAVKKGQRVVEGDFLTEGYATRAGELALGRNLKVAFMPWKGYNFEDAIVISERVAKEDWFTSIHIDEYELEVRDTKLGEEELTPDIPNVSEEATKDLDQNGIIRVGAHIKEGDILIGKITPRGESDPSPEEKLLRAIFGDKASDAKDASLKAPPSTEGVVIDKKLFSRAKKDKNSKTREKAALEKLEKIHQKNEEDLMEVLMSKLLLLLKDKTSAGITNTYGEVLISKGSKFSNKNLANVDFQFVNPLGWTTDQETNDQINFLLHNFNIKYNEELGRYKREKFNISIGDELPAGVLKLAKVYLASKRKLKVGDKMAGRHGNKGIVAKIVRDEDMPFLEDGTPVDIVLNPLGVPSRMNLGQIYETVLGWAGQKLGVRFATPIFDGASVEEIAEYITEAKLPSFGHTYLSDGETGERFHQKATVGIIYMLKLSHMVDDKMHARSIGPYSLITQQPLGGKAQFGGQRFGEMEVWALEAYGAANILQELLTIKSDDIVGRAKAYEAIVKGDNIPKAGVPESFNVLIHELRGLGLDLKFD